A region from the Corynebacterium halotolerans YIM 70093 = DSM 44683 genome encodes:
- a CDS encoding Lrp/AsnC family transcriptional regulator, giving the protein MRTTETLNPLQRRIVGALQVDGRATWRKIARVLGEPERTVARYGAALLESGTVTVAAIENRSGTIVATFSCTPGAARMTCESLAQRSDTTYTYLITGPDDVVTELHYNGDPADVLTMQLPATPGLARYSTYPVLKYFKTIRGWRAGVLTETEERALADPFGPDRTSWEHREPPEETDQAIIEVLKADGRASLEFTARQVGLSESSVARRLEQILGDTRATIRTLVEPGLMGLPVEAQLWVQTTPQLIDRLGTELAAAPQVRYAAAIAGDYQLLIDVTMRNQGDLYRFISDSRWGESITRVRTAMVVGARKRGGRLFGISA; this is encoded by the coding sequence ATGAGGACCACGGAAACCCTGAATCCGTTGCAGCGCCGCATCGTGGGCGCCCTGCAGGTCGATGGCCGTGCCACCTGGCGCAAGATCGCGCGCGTGCTCGGTGAGCCCGAACGCACCGTCGCGCGCTATGGCGCGGCACTGCTGGAGAGCGGCACCGTGACGGTGGCGGCCATCGAGAACCGCTCCGGCACCATCGTGGCGACCTTCTCCTGCACACCCGGGGCGGCACGGATGACATGCGAGTCCCTGGCGCAACGCTCGGACACCACATACACCTACCTGATCACCGGTCCCGACGACGTGGTGACCGAGTTGCACTACAACGGCGACCCGGCGGACGTGCTGACCATGCAGTTGCCGGCCACGCCCGGGCTCGCGCGCTACTCCACGTATCCGGTGTTGAAGTACTTCAAGACGATCCGTGGCTGGCGCGCCGGAGTGCTCACCGAGACCGAGGAACGGGCCCTGGCCGACCCCTTCGGCCCGGACCGCACCAGTTGGGAGCACAGGGAACCACCCGAGGAGACCGACCAGGCGATCATCGAGGTCCTCAAGGCCGACGGCCGGGCGAGCCTGGAGTTCACCGCCCGGCAGGTGGGCCTGAGCGAAAGCTCGGTGGCCCGCCGCCTGGAGCAGATCCTCGGAGATACCCGCGCGACGATCCGCACGCTGGTCGAGCCCGGCCTGATGGGACTTCCAGTGGAGGCACAGCTGTGGGTGCAGACCACCCCACAGCTGATCGACAGGCTGGGCACGGAGCTCGCCGCCGCACCCCAGGTCCGCTACGCGGCGGCCATCGCCGGCGACTACCAGCTGCTTATCGACGTCACCATGCGCAATCAGGGTGATCTCTACCGGTTCATCTCGGATTCCCGGTGGGGCGAGAGCATCACCAGAGTCCGCACCGCGATGGTGGTCGGCGCCCGGAAGCGCGGCGGACGCCTCTTCGGGATCTCCGCCTGA
- a CDS encoding CHY zinc finger protein has translation MTRILGVRVDDRGRCVHYAGPHDVVANRCATCDGFFACHRCHDELTDHPFGRMRTDAAGSVLCGACGHVMGYREYSRSLGCPGCGHPFNPGCSLHAPLYFEL, from the coding sequence ATGACCAGGATTCTCGGTGTCCGTGTCGACGATCGCGGCCGCTGCGTGCACTACGCCGGCCCCCACGACGTCGTCGCCAACCGCTGTGCGACCTGCGACGGGTTCTTCGCCTGCCACCGTTGCCACGACGAGCTGACCGACCACCCCTTCGGCAGGATGCGTACCGACGCCGCCGGGTCCGTGCTCTGCGGTGCGTGCGGGCACGTCATGGGCTACCGCGAGTACTCGCGTTCGCTCGGCTGCCCCGGCTGCGGGCACCCCTTCAATCCGGGGTGCAGCCTGCACGCACCGCTGTACTTTGAGCTGTAG
- a CDS encoding zinc-binding dehydrogenase, producing MKALTLTEDRTADTLALTDLDVPEPGPGQVRLKVHACGLNPVDHKVAPGQSPGQVPGIDVAGTVDALGPGVTHATAGDRVVVHLEVAHGGGLAEYCLAPADVLAPIPESVSDADAAALPCAGMTAFQSVDRRLKVTGDDVVLVTAAAGGVGGFAVQLAALRGARVIGTASARNHDQVRELGADEVIDYRNEDVPTRVRELTGGRGVDAVVECVGTATELLPTLAFGGGLAAITGRPDWDAVRQFTTAPSVHEIALGAAHRHGDVRARRELRDMLVELLDLVVAGRLAPRVTRTFSLAEVPRAYAGLMDGHVTGKYVAVI from the coding sequence ATGAAGGCCCTCACCCTCACGGAGGACCGCACCGCCGACACCCTGGCGCTCACGGACCTCGACGTCCCGGAACCCGGCCCGGGCCAGGTGCGCCTCAAGGTCCACGCCTGCGGTCTCAACCCCGTCGACCACAAGGTCGCGCCGGGACAGTCCCCCGGGCAGGTGCCCGGCATCGACGTCGCCGGCACCGTCGACGCCCTCGGCCCCGGCGTCACCCACGCGACCGCGGGCGACCGCGTCGTCGTCCACCTCGAAGTCGCGCACGGCGGCGGGCTGGCCGAGTACTGCCTCGCCCCGGCCGATGTGCTCGCGCCCATCCCGGAGTCCGTGTCCGACGCGGACGCCGCCGCGCTGCCGTGCGCCGGCATGACCGCCTTCCAGTCCGTGGACCGCCGCCTGAAGGTCACGGGTGACGACGTCGTGCTGGTCACCGCCGCAGCCGGCGGCGTCGGCGGGTTCGCCGTGCAGCTGGCGGCATTGCGTGGGGCGCGGGTGATCGGGACGGCGTCGGCACGCAACCACGACCAGGTGCGCGAGCTCGGCGCGGACGAGGTCATCGACTACCGCAACGAGGACGTGCCCACCCGCGTGCGCGAGCTGACCGGCGGGCGCGGGGTCGACGCGGTCGTCGAGTGCGTCGGCACCGCCACCGAGCTGTTGCCGACGCTCGCGTTCGGCGGCGGGCTCGCCGCGATCACCGGCCGCCCCGACTGGGACGCCGTGCGGCAGTTCACCACCGCGCCCTCGGTCCACGAGATCGCCCTCGGCGCGGCCCACCGGCACGGCGACGTCCGGGCGCGGAGGGAACTGCGCGACATGCTCGTCGAGCTCCTCGACCTTGTGGTCGCCGGCCGCCTCGCCCCGCGGGTGACCCGCACCTTCAGTCTGGCCGAGGTGCCGCGGGCCTACGCCGGGCTGATGGACGGCCACGTCACCGGCAAGTACGTCGCCGTGATCTAG
- a CDS encoding amidohydrolase, whose product MLTTSVPENDAAALHEMYRHLHAHPELSMQEHRTAAYIEDKLSGIGIEHFRCGGTGVVGIDRNGDGPVIAFRADTDGLPIQEDTGAEYASAATGRLEDGTEVPVMHGCGHDTHVAAALTAAKLMHDRRAEWHGTVVWIFQPGEETAAGSRAMVDDGLWEKVPRPEVILGQHVFPNPAGTIGITPESTMALADSLKITVFGRQSHGSQPQDSIDPIALGVYMLNRLQSITSRELAPLDPAVVTCGTFHAGLKENIIPEKAEFTLNIRTLTDEVRAQVLAAVERIVKAEALASGAPEPLIEELYTFPRMYNDPAHTERIIGALSEELGDGKVVINPPKMGSEDFGWLGDSIGVPYVFWYFGGSDPEDPNPPVNHSPYFLPVMEPTLSTGVRAALAAIGHYLSSGADVPRSAEPAAARV is encoded by the coding sequence ATGCTCACCACCTCCGTACCCGAGAACGACGCCGCGGCCCTGCACGAGATGTACCGGCACCTGCACGCCCACCCGGAGTTGTCCATGCAGGAACACCGGACCGCCGCCTATATAGAGGACAAGCTCTCCGGGATCGGCATCGAGCACTTCCGCTGCGGCGGCACCGGGGTCGTCGGAATCGACCGCAACGGCGACGGCCCCGTCATCGCCTTCCGGGCGGACACCGATGGACTCCCCATCCAGGAGGACACCGGTGCCGAGTACGCCTCCGCGGCGACCGGCCGTCTCGAGGACGGCACGGAGGTTCCGGTGATGCACGGCTGCGGACACGACACCCACGTCGCAGCCGCGCTGACCGCGGCGAAACTGATGCATGACCGCCGCGCGGAATGGCACGGCACCGTGGTGTGGATCTTCCAGCCCGGGGAGGAGACGGCCGCCGGTTCCCGCGCCATGGTCGACGACGGGCTGTGGGAGAAGGTGCCCAGGCCGGAGGTGATTCTGGGCCAGCACGTGTTCCCGAACCCGGCCGGCACCATCGGCATCACCCCGGAGAGCACCATGGCGCTGGCCGACTCCCTGAAGATCACCGTCTTCGGCCGCCAGTCCCACGGCTCGCAACCCCAGGACTCCATCGACCCGATCGCCCTCGGCGTCTACATGCTCAACCGCCTGCAGTCCATCACCTCCCGCGAGCTGGCCCCGCTGGACCCGGCCGTGGTCACTTGCGGCACCTTCCACGCCGGCCTCAAGGAGAACATCATTCCCGAGAAGGCAGAATTCACCCTGAACATCCGGACCCTGACCGACGAGGTCCGCGCGCAGGTGCTCGCGGCGGTGGAGCGGATCGTGAAAGCCGAGGCCCTGGCTTCCGGCGCGCCGGAACCGCTCATCGAGGAGCTCTACACCTTCCCGCGGATGTACAACGATCCCGCGCACACCGAACGGATCATCGGGGCGCTGTCTGAGGAACTGGGTGACGGGAAGGTCGTGATCAACCCGCCCAAGATGGGCTCCGAGGACTTCGGCTGGCTCGGCGACAGCATCGGCGTGCCCTACGTCTTCTGGTACTTCGGCGGCTCCGACCCCGAGGATCCGAACCCGCCGGTGAATCACTCGCCGTACTTCCTGCCGGTCATGGAGCCGACGCTGAGCACGGGTGTGCGGGCCGCCCTGGCGGCCATCGGGCACTATCTGTCCTCCGGCGCGGACGTCCCCCGTTCCGCGGAGCCGGCGGCCGCCCGCGTGTAG
- a CDS encoding FtsW/RodA/SpoVE family cell cycle protein produces MNFLKRLGSRRTEMGLLILAAIVLAVMLANLELSQGNALTTDMLWLIGGFIVVFSAAHIAMCLKAPHADQIMLPVASVLNALGLVMVYRLDIANDTGMASRQILWTLVGIVLLIGVLVLLRDHKSLSRYSYLLGLVGLIFLALPLVWPTSVNADARIWISIGPFTVQPGEFSKILLLLFFAQLLVNKRALFTVAGYRFLGLEFPRLRDLAPILAVWAVAILIMAASNDFGPALLLFTTVLGMLFLATARVSWLVIGVALVGLGAAAVYAVSGKIQERVANFLDPLAHYDSTGYQLSQALFGMSWGGITGTGLGQGHPELVPVAHTDFILAAVGEELGLIGLAAVLVLFALLVARGFRVSLTVRDSYGKLVAAGLSLAIAIQIFVVTAGISALMPMTGLTTPFMSAGGSSLMANYILLGLLLRISDSARRPAETTGTPAAAIADGGSGTGYFPSAEQQEVGR; encoded by the coding sequence ATGAACTTTCTCAAGCGACTCGGCTCCCGCCGCACCGAGATGGGCCTGCTCATCCTGGCCGCGATCGTTCTCGCGGTCATGCTGGCGAATCTGGAGCTGTCCCAGGGCAACGCCCTGACCACCGACATGCTGTGGCTGATCGGCGGCTTCATCGTCGTCTTCTCCGCGGCGCACATCGCGATGTGCCTGAAGGCCCCGCACGCCGACCAGATCATGCTGCCGGTGGCCTCGGTGCTCAACGCCCTGGGCCTGGTCATGGTCTACCGTCTCGACATAGCCAATGACACGGGCATGGCCAGCCGCCAGATCCTGTGGACCCTGGTGGGCATCGTCCTGCTCATCGGGGTGCTCGTGCTGCTGCGCGACCACAAGTCCCTGAGCCGGTACTCCTACCTGCTGGGCCTGGTGGGCCTGATCTTCCTGGCGCTGCCGCTGGTGTGGCCGACGTCGGTCAACGCCGACGCCCGCATCTGGATCAGCATCGGCCCCTTCACCGTGCAGCCGGGTGAGTTCTCCAAGATCCTGCTGCTGCTGTTCTTCGCCCAGCTGCTGGTGAACAAGCGCGCCCTGTTCACGGTCGCCGGCTACCGCTTCCTGGGCCTGGAGTTCCCGCGCCTGCGTGACCTGGCCCCCATCCTCGCGGTGTGGGCGGTGGCCATCCTCATCATGGCCGCCTCCAATGACTTCGGTCCGGCGCTGCTGCTGTTCACCACGGTGCTCGGCATGTTGTTCCTGGCCACCGCCCGGGTGTCCTGGCTCGTCATCGGCGTCGCGCTCGTCGGGTTGGGGGCGGCGGCCGTCTACGCGGTGTCCGGAAAGATCCAGGAGCGCGTGGCCAACTTCCTCGACCCGCTCGCCCATTACGACTCCACCGGCTACCAGCTGTCCCAGGCGCTGTTCGGCATGTCCTGGGGCGGTATCACGGGCACCGGTCTGGGCCAGGGGCACCCCGAGCTGGTGCCGGTGGCCCACACGGACTTCATCCTCGCCGCCGTGGGTGAGGAGCTCGGCCTGATCGGCCTGGCCGCCGTGCTGGTGCTCTTCGCCCTGCTGGTGGCCCGCGGGTTCCGCGTCTCGCTGACCGTGCGCGACTCCTACGGCAAGCTGGTGGCCGCCGGCCTGTCCCTGGCCATCGCCATCCAGATCTTCGTCGTCACCGCCGGCATCAGTGCGCTCATGCCGATGACGGGTCTGACCACCCCGTTCATGTCCGCGGGTGGTTCCTCGTTGATGGCCAACTACATCCTGCTGGGGCTGCTGCTGCGCATCTCCGATTCCGCCCGCCGCCCGGCGGAGACCACCGGGACCCCGGCGGCCGCCATCGCCGACGGCGGGAGCGGGACCGGTTACTTCCCCTCGGCCGAGCAGCAGGAGGTGGGACGCTAG
- a CDS encoding DUF5058 family protein encodes MTQPLVLAATNPSSTDIWAVANTPFLWFCAFGVFGVIFVQTILYVRAARAAAPGIDMPNRELKESFRAGAVASIGPSLAVVLVAIALLALFGTPAVLMRIGLIGSVQAETGSANLSAVSMGAQLGGDSYTQQVFAVAFVAMSLSGAMWMLCTLLLTPVLKRGGKSLATRNPVAMALIPAAALLGAFSMITVAELPKSNIHLVLVFISAGVMALCLFLAKVLRAKWLKEWSLGFSIAITITAAYFLHTAA; translated from the coding sequence GTGACTCAACCGCTCGTCCTGGCCGCCACGAATCCGTCCTCGACGGACATCTGGGCCGTGGCCAACACCCCGTTCCTCTGGTTCTGCGCATTCGGCGTCTTCGGCGTGATCTTCGTGCAGACGATCCTCTACGTGCGCGCGGCCCGGGCGGCGGCCCCGGGCATCGACATGCCGAACCGCGAGCTGAAGGAGTCCTTCCGCGCCGGCGCGGTGGCCTCCATCGGGCCGTCGCTGGCCGTGGTGCTGGTTGCCATCGCGCTGCTCGCGCTCTTCGGGACGCCGGCGGTGTTGATGCGCATCGGCCTGATCGGCTCCGTCCAGGCGGAGACCGGCTCGGCGAACCTTTCGGCCGTGTCCATGGGGGCGCAACTGGGCGGCGACTCGTACACCCAGCAGGTCTTCGCCGTCGCGTTCGTGGCGATGAGCCTTTCCGGCGCGATGTGGATGTTGTGCACACTGTTGCTCACGCCGGTGCTCAAGCGCGGCGGAAAGTCGCTCGCCACCAGGAACCCGGTGGCCATGGCGCTGATTCCGGCCGCTGCGCTGCTCGGTGCGTTCTCCATGATCACCGTCGCGGAGCTGCCCAAGTCCAATATCCATCTGGTGCTGGTGTTCATCTCCGCGGGTGTGATGGCGCTCTGCCTCTTCCTGGCCAAGGTGTTGCGGGCCAAGTGGCTCAAGGAATGGTCGCTGGGCTTTTCCATCGCCATCACCATCACCGCGGCCTACTTCCTCCACACCGCCGCCTGA
- a CDS encoding FHA domain-containing protein FhaB/FipA — protein sequence MDSIVLTVFRIGLLVLLWLFVLVALNAMRKDANAAASGGGAAGRGRKSAGSGGAQGAAPPVAPRRRETARRITVVEGPLNGSHMELATLEEIVLGRSPDCDFVLGDDYASARHARLFRRGSDWFVEDLDSRNGTFVGGYRIDQPERVGVGADIKVGRTTVRLVP from the coding sequence ATGGATTCGATCGTCCTGACGGTCTTCCGCATCGGACTGCTGGTGCTGCTCTGGCTGTTCGTGCTGGTCGCACTCAACGCGATGCGCAAGGACGCCAACGCCGCCGCCAGCGGTGGCGGAGCGGCCGGCCGCGGACGCAAGAGCGCGGGCTCGGGCGGCGCCCAGGGTGCCGCCCCGCCGGTCGCCCCGCGGCGCCGGGAAACGGCACGCCGCATCACGGTGGTCGAGGGCCCGCTCAACGGCTCCCACATGGAGTTGGCCACCCTGGAGGAGATCGTGCTCGGCCGCAGCCCGGACTGTGACTTCGTCCTCGGCGACGACTACGCCTCCGCCCGGCACGCCCGGCTGTTCCGCCGCGGTTCGGACTGGTTCGTCGAGGATCTGGACTCGCGCAACGGCACCTTCGTCGGTGGTTACCGCATCGACCAGCCGGAACGCGTGGGGGTGGGCGCCGACATCAAGGTCGGCCGGACGACAGTGAGGTTGGTCCCGTGA
- a CDS encoding penicillin-binding transpeptidase domain-containing protein, which produces MNRSIRFVAIFSLLLTLVLLVNLTIIQSFRQDEYANNPLNARGFYESRMIPRGQISAGGQVLASSSPNAEGVYQRSYGTDNPAAFGSTVGYFSDTYGVAGLEASYNSILNGTDDSLFTTNWLDRLTGQTPDGANIELTIDPTTQQVAHNQLVGNGYEGAVVALRPSTGEVLAMASSPNYDPNAIVGPNSAQAWEQLTTDPDNPLLNHATQETLPPGSIFKVITTAAGLQNGYSPDSQLTGAASITLPGTTTTLTNYAGQACAGGGQVSLLTAFQYSCNTAFVEMGIDIGADAMRQTAEAFGVGETYDLGVPMASGSLGELPDDAALGQTAIGQRDVTMSALQAAVMAATVANEGRRMEPYLVDRITSSDLEELRTREPREITQAVSPEIAAQLTELMYASERNTTGGRGGIASKTGTAEHGEGVPPHTWYVAFDPDADVAVGVVVKNGGGYGTSATGGQVASPVGRAVLDAAVQGGA; this is translated from the coding sequence ATGAACCGTTCCATCCGTTTCGTGGCGATCTTCTCGCTGCTGCTGACCCTCGTGCTGCTGGTCAACCTGACCATCATCCAGTCCTTCCGGCAGGACGAGTACGCGAACAACCCGCTCAACGCGCGCGGCTTCTACGAGTCGAGGATGATTCCGCGCGGCCAGATCTCCGCCGGCGGACAGGTGCTGGCCTCCAGCTCCCCCAACGCGGAGGGCGTCTACCAGCGCTCCTACGGCACCGACAACCCGGCGGCCTTCGGCTCGACCGTCGGCTACTTCTCGGACACCTACGGCGTCGCCGGCCTGGAGGCCAGCTACAACAGCATCCTCAACGGCACCGACGATTCGCTGTTCACCACCAACTGGCTGGATCGCCTCACCGGGCAGACCCCGGACGGCGCCAACATCGAGCTGACCATCGATCCGACCACGCAGCAGGTCGCCCACAACCAGCTGGTCGGCAACGGCTACGAGGGCGCCGTCGTCGCCCTGCGCCCGTCCACCGGCGAGGTGCTCGCCATGGCCTCGAGCCCGAACTACGACCCGAACGCCATCGTCGGCCCGAATTCCGCCCAGGCGTGGGAGCAGTTGACCACCGATCCGGACAACCCGCTGCTCAACCACGCCACCCAGGAGACGCTGCCGCCGGGTTCGATCTTCAAGGTCATCACCACCGCCGCGGGCCTGCAGAACGGCTACAGCCCGGACTCGCAGCTGACCGGCGCGGCCTCGATCACCCTGCCGGGCACCACCACCACCCTGACCAACTACGCCGGGCAGGCCTGCGCGGGCGGCGGGCAGGTCTCGCTGCTGACCGCCTTCCAGTACTCCTGCAACACCGCCTTCGTGGAGATGGGCATCGACATCGGCGCCGACGCGATGCGCCAGACCGCCGAGGCCTTCGGCGTGGGCGAGACCTATGACCTGGGTGTGCCGATGGCGTCGGGCTCGCTCGGTGAGCTGCCCGACGACGCCGCGCTCGGCCAGACCGCCATCGGCCAGCGCGACGTGACGATGTCCGCGCTGCAGGCCGCGGTGATGGCCGCGACCGTCGCCAATGAGGGCCGACGCATGGAGCCCTACCTCGTCGACCGGATCACCAGCTCCGATCTGGAGGAGCTGCGCACCCGCGAGCCACGTGAGATCACCCAGGCGGTCAGTCCCGAGATCGCCGCGCAGCTGACCGAGCTGATGTACGCCTCCGAGCGCAACACCACCGGCGGCCGCGGCGGCATCGCCTCCAAGACCGGTACCGCCGAGCACGGCGAGGGCGTTCCCCCGCACACCTGGTACGTCGCCTTCGATCCGGACGCCGACGTCGCCGTCGGGGTCGTCGTCAAGAACGGCGGCGGCTACGGCACCTCCGCCACCGGCGGCCAGGTGGCCTCCCCGGTGGGCCGCGCGGTGCTCGACGCCGCGGTGCAGGGAGGTGCCTGA
- a CDS encoding PP2C family protein-serine/threonine phosphatase, which translates to MTLRLHYAVASDRGLVRGNNEDSAYAGPNLLVLADGMGGHAAGEIASQIMVTHLQRLDADPGDNDMLALLGGVADDANREIAKMVRERPETDGMGTTLTALMFNGRDLGLCHVGDSRGYLLRDGLLEQVTVDDTFVQSLVNEGKLDPEDVSTHPQKSLILKAYTGRPVDPTLATLDARPGDRLLLCSDGLSDPVTASTIEEALRVGTPEVAAQRLIELALRSGGPDNITVVVADVVEDSTLDDAARAALPGTPVTAGALLGENPEDPKPDTAAGRAAALNRRPQTVSPGGDATPQPLSGAGEVPEAAEEEEVPRRGGTFRLSALIVALVVLIGLVGGGWWAYQRVDSSYFLATGADDQLVVEHGVDFSIFGRDLHSPFQEACLNAEGDLRLVDVEGSEDCPSFSLQDLPESVRASVPGLEGGSYDQVNQQLRRLADQALPVCVTRENPPAEGDPAAPAEPADTANPDAPEPGAVADSGDLSSPGVNCREVN; encoded by the coding sequence GTGACGCTTCGACTCCACTACGCCGTCGCCTCCGACCGCGGCCTGGTCCGCGGCAACAACGAGGACTCCGCCTACGCGGGCCCGAATCTGCTCGTGCTGGCCGATGGCATGGGCGGGCACGCAGCCGGCGAGATCGCCAGCCAGATCATGGTCACCCACCTGCAGCGCCTCGACGCCGACCCGGGTGACAACGACATGCTCGCCCTGCTCGGGGGCGTCGCCGACGACGCCAACCGCGAGATCGCGAAGATGGTGCGCGAACGCCCCGAGACCGACGGCATGGGCACCACGCTGACCGCGCTGATGTTCAACGGCCGCGACCTCGGCCTCTGCCACGTGGGCGATTCGCGCGGCTACCTGCTGCGTGACGGTCTGCTGGAGCAGGTCACCGTCGACGACACCTTCGTCCAGTCGCTGGTCAACGAGGGCAAGCTCGATCCCGAGGACGTGTCCACGCACCCGCAGAAGTCGCTGATCCTCAAGGCCTACACCGGCCGCCCGGTCGATCCGACGCTGGCCACCCTCGACGCCCGCCCCGGCGACCGGCTGCTGCTGTGCTCCGACGGTCTGTCCGACCCGGTCACCGCCTCCACCATCGAGGAGGCGCTGCGCGTGGGCACCCCGGAGGTCGCGGCCCAGCGGCTCATCGAGCTCGCGCTGCGCTCCGGCGGCCCCGACAACATCACCGTCGTCGTCGCCGACGTCGTGGAGGACTCCACGCTTGACGACGCCGCGCGGGCCGCCCTGCCCGGCACGCCCGTCACCGCGGGCGCGCTGCTGGGCGAGAACCCCGAGGACCCGAAGCCCGACACGGCCGCCGGGCGGGCCGCCGCCCTCAACCGGCGCCCGCAGACGGTCTCCCCGGGCGGTGACGCCACGCCACAACCGCTCTCGGGTGCCGGTGAGGTACCCGAGGCTGCCGAGGAGGAGGAAGTGCCGCGCCGAGGCGGCACTTTTCGTCTCTCCGCCCTGATCGTCGCACTCGTCGTGCTCATCGGGCTCGTCGGCGGTGGCTGGTGGGCCTACCAGCGCGTGGACAGCTCCTACTTCCTGGCCACGGGCGCGGACGACCAGCTCGTCGTCGAGCACGGCGTCGACTTCTCCATCTTCGGCCGCGACCTGCACTCCCCCTTCCAGGAGGCCTGCCTCAACGCGGAGGGTGACCTGCGGCTCGTCGACGTCGAGGGCAGCGAGGACTGCCCCTCGTTCTCCCTGCAGGATCTGCCGGAGTCGGTGCGCGCCAGCGTGCCCGGCCTCGAGGGCGGGTCCTATGATCAGGTCAACCAGCAGCTGCGCCGGCTCGCCGACCAGGCGCTGCCCGTGTGCGTGACCCGGGAGAACCCGCCGGCGGAGGGGGATCCCGCGGCACCCGCCGAACCCGCCGACACCGCCAACCCCGATGCCCCTGAACCCGGCGCGGTTGCCGACTCCGGGGATCTGTCGTCCCCGGGGGTCAACTGCCGGGAGGTGAACTAA
- a CDS encoding DUF3662 and FHA domain-containing protein, producing MSIMGRFAKLDSALQRGLDNGFAFVFGGRVVPAEIEELLKQEAEDHLSVTEDKRLVAPNVYVVGVSSRDLENLSGDNAELPSGFADQMSRYCRNQGWLLTGPVIVRVAEESGLRTGQLRVSSYEDPSPTDDSGFDAISHGDQPGDQPSDRDDREPSPPPPPPVAAPVPQARPAPPLPESDAPPTEIAPAPDSQEETMNAQPADAEREPIVSLLLQDGSSRTYRVREGSNIIGRSNDADLRLPDTGVSRQHAEITWDGHDAVLVDLQSTNGTTVNDTPIENWLLADGDVITMGHSHIEVRIVEPSPR from the coding sequence ATGTCGATCATGGGACGTTTCGCCAAGTTGGACAGTGCCCTCCAGCGGGGTCTGGACAACGGTTTCGCCTTTGTCTTCGGGGGGCGGGTCGTGCCCGCCGAGATCGAGGAGCTGCTCAAGCAGGAGGCGGAGGACCACCTTTCCGTCACCGAGGACAAGCGACTCGTCGCCCCGAACGTCTACGTCGTGGGGGTCTCCTCCCGGGATCTGGAGAACCTCTCGGGGGATAACGCCGAGCTGCCGTCCGGCTTCGCCGACCAGATGTCGCGCTACTGCCGTAACCAGGGTTGGCTGCTGACCGGTCCCGTCATCGTGCGGGTCGCCGAGGAATCGGGTCTGCGCACCGGCCAGCTGCGGGTGTCGTCCTACGAGGACCCCTCCCCCACCGATGACAGCGGCTTTGACGCCATCAGTCACGGCGACCAACCCGGCGACCAGCCCAGTGACCGGGACGACCGCGAGCCGTCGCCCCCGCCCCCACCGCCCGTCGCGGCGCCGGTGCCACAGGCACGACCGGCGCCACCGCTGCCGGAGTCAGATGCACCACCCACGGAAATAGCCCCAGCCCCGGATTCTCAGGAGGAAACCATGAACGCGCAGCCCGCGGACGCCGAGAGGGAGCCCATCGTCAGCCTGCTGCTGCAGGACGGCTCCAGCCGGACCTACCGGGTCCGGGAGGGCTCGAACATCATCGGCCGCAGCAATGACGCCGACCTCCGCCTGCCGGACACGGGTGTGTCCCGTCAGCACGCGGAGATCACCTGGGACGGCCACGACGCCGTGCTGGTGGACCTGCAGTCCACCAACGGCACCACCGTCAACGACACTCCGATCGAGAATTGGCTGCTCGCGGACGGCGACGTCATTACCATGGGCCATTCGCACATCGAGGTGCGCATCGTTGAGCCGTCCCCGCGCTGA
- a CDS encoding lipocalin family protein encodes MRRMLTALTALTLAAALTVPAAHAQDAFDGGRQLGGSSQLVPRGFSGANQLPETDQKVDLERYAGTWYQVAALPQPYTVQCAHDTTAEYQMLDERTISVRNSCGTLVGPDSVIEGTATVRSDASLRVNFGGVPFQDPNGPTNYRVTYLADDYSLAVVGDPDRLSGFVLSRTPDLSPEQWSQVRGIVESRSWWSCAFLTVPMAGGRGDVAPLCTQ; translated from the coding sequence ATGCGCCGCATGCTCACCGCTTTGACCGCACTCACCCTGGCCGCGGCACTGACCGTGCCCGCCGCCCACGCCCAGGACGCCTTCGACGGCGGCCGCCAGCTCGGCGGCTCCAGCCAGCTCGTACCCCGGGGTTTCTCGGGTGCGAACCAGCTCCCCGAGACCGATCAGAAGGTCGACCTGGAGCGCTACGCCGGCACCTGGTACCAGGTCGCCGCCCTCCCGCAGCCCTACACCGTGCAGTGCGCCCACGACACCACCGCCGAGTACCAGATGCTCGACGAGCGGACCATCTCCGTGCGCAACTCCTGCGGCACGCTGGTCGGCCCGGACTCCGTCATCGAGGGCACCGCGACCGTCCGCTCCGACGCCTCCCTGCGCGTCAACTTCGGCGGCGTGCCCTTCCAGGACCCGAACGGGCCGACCAACTACCGCGTCACCTATCTCGCCGACGACTACTCCCTGGCCGTGGTGGGCGATCCGGACCGGCTCTCCGGCTTCGTGCTCTCCCGCACCCCGGACCTGAGTCCGGAGCAGTGGTCGCAGGTCCGGGGCATCGTGGAGTCGCGCAGCTGGTGGTCGTGCGCCTTCCTCACCGTGCCCATGGCCGGGGGACGCGGCGACGTCGCCCCGCTGTGCACCCAGTAG